GCAACGACAGCAGCAACAGCGGTGACAGCCGCGTCAACGTCGGCAGCATCGACGGCAGTAACAGCAACGACAGCAGGAGAGCAACCCAGGTGCAGCTTGTAGTAGCGCGGATCGGGCGCGCCCACGGCATCAAGGGCGAGGTCACCGTCGAGGTGCGCACCGACGAGCCCGAACTGCGGCTCGGCCCCGGCGCCCGCCTCACCACCGACCCCGCCTCGGTGGGACCGCTCACCATCGAGTCGGGCCGGGTGCACAGCGGACGCCTGCTGCTGCGCTTCGTCGGCGTCGCCGACCGCACCGCCGCCGAGGCCCTGCGCAACACCCTGCTGATCGCCGACGTCGACCCGGAGCAACTGCCCGAGGACCCCGAGGAGTTCTACGATCACCAGTTGATCGACCTCGACGTGGTCACCACCGACGGCACCGAGATCGGC
This is a stretch of genomic DNA from Streptomyces sp. NA04227. It encodes these proteins:
- the rimM gene encoding ribosome maturation factor RimM (Essential for efficient processing of 16S rRNA), which codes for MQLVVARIGRAHGIKGEVTVEVRTDEPELRLGPGARLTTDPASVGPLTIESGRVHSGRLLLRFVGVADRTAAEALRNTLLIADVDPEQLPEDPEEFYDHQLIDLDVVTTDGTEIGRITEISHLPSQDLFIVERPDGSEVLIPFVEEIVTDIDLGEQRAVIDPPPGLIDDRAEIASARGDDSAAPEPAADAHEAAAQEADGANRDGD